A single genomic interval of Camelina sativa cultivar DH55 chromosome 11, Cs, whole genome shotgun sequence harbors:
- the LOC104726729 gene encoding transcription factor MYB28-like: MSRKPCCVGEGLKKGAWTTEEDKKLISYIHDHGEGGWRDIPQKAGLKRCGKSCRLRWTNYLKPEIKRGEFSSEEEQIIIMLHASRGNKWSVIARHLPRRTDNEIKNYWNTHLKKRLVEQGIDPVTHKPLASNSNPTVHENLNSLNASSPDNQYSRSSSMPSLSPPLSGCNMVSEATELCSNDGTPMQGGGSLSCKKNFKKSSSTSRLLNKVAAKATSIKDILSASMEGSLSATTISHASFFNGFSEQICSEEDSSNASLTNLAEFDPFSQSSLYPEHEINATSDLDMGQDYDFSHFLEKLGVGNHDEENNMNVEYNHDLLMSDVSQEVSSTSVDDEDNMVGNFEGWSDYLLDHANFMYDTDSDSLEKHFI, translated from the exons ATGTCAAGAAAGCCATGTTGTGTCGGAGAAGGGCTCAAGAAAGGGGCGTGGACCACCGAGGAGGATAAGAAACTCATCTCCTACATCCACGACCACGGCGAAGGAGGCTGGCGCGACATTCCCCAAAAAGCTG GGTTGAAACGGTGTGGAAAGAGCTGTAGACTGCGATGGACCAATTACCTTAAACCTGAGATCAAACGAGGCGAGTTTAGTTCAGAGGAAGAGCAGATTATCATCATGCTTCATGCTTCTCGAGGCAACAA GTGGTCGGTCATAGCGAGACATTTACCTAGAAGAACGGACAACGAGATCAAGAACTATTGGAACACCCATCTCAAAAAACGTTTGGTTGAGCAGGGTATTGATCCCGTGACACACAAGCCACTAGCTTCTAATTCCAACCCAACGGTTCATGAGAATTTGAATTCCCTAAATGCCTCCAGTCCCGACAACCAATACTCACGGTCGAGCTCAATGCCTTCTCTGTCTCCACCTCTATCCGGTTGCAACATGGTTTCCGAGGCGACTGAGTTATGCAGCAATGATGGAACACCAATGCAAGGCGGCGGTTCCTTGAGTTGCAagaaaaatttcaagaaatcaagTTCTACATCAAGGCTATTGAACAAAGTTGCAGCTAAGGCCACTTCCATTAAGGATATATTGTCGGCTTCCATGGAAGGTAGCTTAAGTGCTACTACAATATCACATGCAAGCTTTTTCAATGGCTTCTCTGAACAGATCTGCAGTGAAGAGGATAGTTCTAATGCATCCCTGACAAATCTCGCTGAATTTGATCCCTTCTCCCAATCATCATTGTACCCTGAGCATGAGATCAATGCTACTTCTGATCTGGACATGGGCCAGGATTATGATTTCTCACATTTTCTCGAAAAACTTGGGGTTGGTAACCACGATGAGGAGAATAATATGAATGTCGAGTACAACCATGATCTCCTTATGTCTGATGTTTCCCAAGAAGTCTCATCAACTAGCGTTGACGATGAAGACAACATGGTAGGAAACTTCGAGGGGTGGTCAGATTATCTTCTTGACCATGCCAATTTTATGTACGACACCGACTCAGATTCCCTCGAAAAGCATTTCATATGA
- the LOC109127543 gene encoding keratin, type I cytoskeletal 10-like — MNGKGSSSSGGGKSGGDGGKSGGRSGNAGGGGNMVAPGTKGGAYISRGGFESNPQGYFSNLHGSGQSKK; from the coding sequence atgaatggaaAAGGCAGCAGCAGCAGCGGTGGAGGAAAGAGTGGTGGAGATGGAGGAAAGAGCGGTGGCCGTAGTGGAAACGCTGGAGGAGGAGGTAACATGGTAGCACCAGGGACAAAGGGTGGTGCATACATCTCAAGAGGTGGATTTGAGAGTAACCCTCAAGGTTACTTTAGTAATCTGCATGGTAGTGGACAGAGCAAGAAGTGA
- the LOC104726726 gene encoding ribulose-phosphate 3-epimerase, chloroplastic, with the protein MSSSAASLCCSSTQVNGFGLRPERSLLYQPTSFSFSRRRTQGIVKASARVDKFSKSDIIVSPSILSANFAKLGEQVKAVELAGCDWIHVDVMDGRFVPNITIGPLVVDALRPVTDLPLDVHLMIVEPEQRVPDFIKAGADIVSVHCEQQSTIHLHRTVNQIKSLGAKAGVVLNPGTPLSAIEYVLDVVDLVLIMSVNPGFGGQSFIESQVKKISDLRKMCAEKGVNPWIEVDGGVTPKNAYKVIEAGANALVAGSAVFGAKDYAEAIKGIKASKRPEAVAV; encoded by the exons ATGTCGAGCTCAGCCGCTTCCTTGTGTTGTTCATCAACTCAGGTCAATGGGTTTGGTCTTAGGCCTGAAAGGTCCCTTCTTTACCAACCcacttccttttctttctccag AAGGAGAACTCAAGGAATTGTCAAGGCTTCAGCTCGGGTTGATAAGTTTTCCAAAAGCGATATCATTGTTTCTCCCTCAATTCTCTCGGCTAACTTCGCCAAATTAGGCGAGCAG GTAAAAGCAGTGGAGTTGGCAGGTTGTGATTGGATTCATGTTGATGTGATGGACGGTCGTTTTGTTCCCAACATTACAATTGGACCTCTCGTGGTTGATGCTTTGCGTCCTGTGACAGATCTCCCGTTGGATGTTCATCTT ATGATTGTGGAACCTGAGCAGAGAGTTCCGGATTTCATCAAAGCAGGTGCTGATATAGTTAGTGTGCATTGTGAACAGCAATCGACCATCCATTTGCATCGTACCGTCAATCAA ATCAAAAGCCTAGGTGCCAAAGCTGGAGTTGTCCTAAATCCTGGAACCCCATTGAGTGCAATAGAATATGTCTTGGATG TGGTGGATCTGGTCTTGATAATGTCGGTCAACCCCGGGTTTGGTGGACAGAGCTTTATCGAAAGCCAAGTAAAGAAAATCTCGGACTTGAGAAAAATGTGTGCAGAGAAG GGAGTAAACCCGTGGATTGAAGTTGATGGTGGTGTCACTCCAAAGAATGCGTACAAG GTTATTGAGGCTGGAGCAAATGCTCTAGTAGCTGGATCAGCTGTATTTGGAGCTAAGGACTACGCAGAAG CTATAAAGGGAATTAAGGCAAGCAAGAGGCCGGAAGCTGTAGCTGTGTAA